A segment of the Agromyces sp. H17E-10 genome:
GATCGACCGGGGCGTCTCGGACTCGTGATGCGTGATCAGACGCATCGACTCAGGGGTGCGTTCGACGAGCGCGCGCGACGTGATCATCTCGGAGACGTAGAGGCCGGCGCCGAATTCGCGGCAGAGCCTGCGGAACGCGGTGTTCGTGATGCCCGCCATCGGCGCGAGCACGACGGGAACATCGAGTTCGAGGTCGCCGATCGCGAGCGGACCGCGAGAGAGGGTTGTGGAAGACATCACCGTCGATTCTCCCAGAGTTCTGGGCCCCATCGCCCGCCGTGGTGTGCGAGCCTAGGATTTCGTTGACGCGAGCCACTGGGGAGGACGAGATGACGGAACTCACGGGTGCGGATCGGGTGCGGGCCGACGCCGAGGCGCGCGGCCTCGAGGTCGAGATCATCGAGCGGCCGGCCGCCCGCAGCCTCGAGGAGGCCGCCGAGCTCATGGGCATCTCCCCCGGCGACATCGTGAAGTCCCTCGTCGTCAAGCGCAGCGACGACACCTACCTCTTCGCGCTCGTGCCCGGCGGGCGCAAGATCAGCTGGCCGAAGCTGCGCGCACTCGTCGGGGTCAACAAGCTGCAGCTGCCCGACGCCTCGCTCGCGCTCGCCGCGACCGGCTACGAGCGCGGCACGATCACGCCCCTCGGCTCGACGACGCCGTGGCCCGTCTACGTCGACGAGTCGGTCGCCGGCCGCCGGGTCTCGATGGGTGCGGGCGAGCACGGCCGCAGCCTCTTCGTCGACGCCGACGCGCTCATCGCCGCGTTCGACGCGACGGTCGCGGACCTCAGCGACCCCGAGTAGCGGACGCACGACATTCCGGCGTGGAGCGGCCGACCGGCCGCTCCACGCCGACGCTCACTCGGCGATCGCGCCGGGGACGAAGCAGACGTCGCCCTCGCACACCATCGCCTGCGGGTCGCCGGCGATCATCGCGAACGGCGCGGCCGCCGGGGCATCCGGTTCACGTTCGACCGTGTCGCTCACGCCGCGTTCTCCCCCGCCACCTGCGTGATCGCCTGGGCGAACACCTCGGCCGGCTGCGCCCCCGAGATGCCGTACTTGCCGTCGATGACGAAGAAGGGCACCCCGTTGATGCCGTAGGCCTGCGCCTGGGCGATGTCCGCCTGGACCGCCGCGGCGAAGCGACCGGAGTCGAGCGCCTCGCGCGCGGCCTGCGCGTCGAGCCCGACCTCGGCGCCGAGCTCGACGAGCTCGTCCACCCGGCCGACGTGGCGGCCCTCGGTGAAGTAGGCGCGCAGCAGACGCTCGGTGAGCTCCAGCTGCAAGCCCTGCTCCTTCGCGAAGTGCAGCAGCTCGTGCGCCTTCAGCGTCTTGGTGTGCTGCAGGGCTTCGAAGTCGTAATCGAGTCCGGCCGTCGCCGCGACCCCCGTGACGTGGTCGAGCATCTGACGCACCCGTTCCTCGGGCAGGCCCTTGTGCCTGGCGAGGAAGTCGACCTCACTGCCCTCGAAGTCGACCGGGGTGTCGGGGGCGAGTTCGAACGAGTGGTAGGTGATCTCGACCTCGGGTGCCTGCTCGCCGAGCGAGGCGAGCCCCGATTCGAGGTGGCGCTTGCCGATGTAGCACCACGGGCACGCGATGTCGGACCAGATGTCGATCTTGATGGGTTCGCTCACGGTGTATGCGAACGGATGCATCTTCCGTTGTATTCCCGACGCCCACGCCGCTCACCCGACCACGATCCGCGTGGCCTCCGCCACGACCTCGTTGTTGCGCACGGCATCGGGGCGGTCGGTCCGCGTGAGGATCGCGAGCGTCATCGGCGGGCGCCCCGGGCGCCAGAGCACCCCGGCGTCGTTCACGACGCCGAATTCGCCGCCGCCCGTCTTGTCCGCGAGTTCGTACGGCGGGGTGAGCCCCGCCCGCATGCGCGCGCCGGAGGTGGTGTTGCGGAGCATCCACTCGCGCAGTCGTGCCGAGGTCAGCACGCCCGCGGCGTCGTCGAGGAGGAGCGCGGAGTACATCGTCGCGATGTCGTCAGGGGTGGTCGTGTCGCGCTCGTCGCCCGGCACCGCAGCGTTCAGGTCGGGCTCCCATCGGTCGAGACGGGTACGGGTGGCGCCGAGCGACGTCGCGAACGCCGTGATCGCCGCGGGGCCGCCGAGCTCGCGGAGCATCAGGTTGCCGGCCGTGTTGTCGCTGTACCTCAGCGCGGCATCAGCCAGCAGTCCCGGCGTCGCCTGTTGCGGGTCGAGCTTGTCGAGGACGTTCGAGTCCACCACGAGGTCGGCGTCGGTGAACGGGATCGGCGTCGACCAGTAGGCCTCGTCGTAGCCGCGCGACTGCACGAGCGCCGCGGCGGCGAGGACCTTGAAGAGCGAGCACATGGGGAAGCGCGTGTCGCCGCGGTACCGGAACGCGCGCCGGTCGCCGTGCGTCACGGCCGTGACGCCGATCGTGACGGAGGCATCGCGCTCGAGCTCGCCGAGCCGCCGCGCCATCCGCTCGCTCGACCGGCCCGAGCGCGTGCCGAGCGGCCCCGCCGCGCTCGCCCACGCCGGGGCCGCGGAGAGTGCCGTCGTCGCGAGGCCCACCGTCGCGATGCCCCCGACCGCGAGGAGGGAACGACGTGAGAGGGCTGCAGAGCTGTCGTGAGAAGTCATGGATGGCACTCAACCGGCGACATGGCCATTCAGGCAAAGCCGGAAACCGCGCTATTCATGCAACCATGGAATGCATGGCTCGTGCTCTCGACCTCCTCGCGGCGTGCGAGGCCTTCGTCGCCGTCGCGGATCGCGAGAGTTTCACTACGGGCGCGCAGGGCGCCGATATCACCCAATCCGTGGCGAGCCGGCGCATCGCCGCCCTCGAGGCCCACCTCGGCGGACGCCTGTTCGAGCGCTCGTCGCGCCGTGTCGCCCTCACGGCCTTCGGTCGCGCGGTGCTGCCGGGCGCGATCCGACTCGTCGTCGCGGCGCAGGAGTTCGCCGACGACGCCGACCACGCGGCCGCCCTTCCCGTGACCCTCGCCGTGCCGAGACACGTCTCCCCCTCTGCCGCCGCACGGGTGTGCGCCGCCGCGGCCGACCATGCCCTCACGGTCGAACTGCTCGAGGGTGCCCCCCGCGAGCGCGCCGAGTGGCTCGCCGTCGGCCGCGCCGAGCTCGTCCTGCAGCACGTCGAGCCCGATCGCGCCGAGTGGACCACGCCGCTCGGAGTCGGATTCGCCGGCGGCTCCGCGTCCGACGAGGCGCCCTTCTTCCTCGCAGAACTCCGGCCGCGGCGCGGCACCCCGGAGCGCCGAAGACTCTGGCTCCAGCCCGAGGACGACGTCCCCAGCGTGCGGGACCGCCTCGAACACGTGCGCAACGGCGCGGGCCTCGTCGCCGGGCACCTGCGATTCGCCACATCGCTCGTCACGGCGATCGCCAGGGCGATCTCCGACGGCGACCTGGTGCTCTGCACCCGTGCGGAGGCGCAGGAGGCCGAGCTGGCGTGGCATCCGCTCGGCGACCTGCACCTCGTGCGCGGGTACGCCCTGCTGCACCGAGACTCCGAACTCGCCGATCGCCTCCGCGACGCGAGCGGCGAACTGCTGGCCGAACTCGTCGGCACGACCCGCACCGGCGTCTCGGCGCCACGCTCCGCCCCGGAACACGATGCGCGCTGACCGCACGGCACTGCGAGCGGCGTCGGAGGCCCTGTCCGACGCCGGTCTCTCGGCGTCGATCACGGTACGCGAGCTCGGGAGCGGACGCGAGCTCTCGATCGCCCCGACGCTGCGTACCCGCTCGCCTCGGTCGTGAAGCTCCCGTTGGCGCTCGCCGTGCTGCGCGACGCAGAGGCCGGTCGCATCGACCTCGGCGAGGCGATCGACTTCGACCCGACCGCGCGGACGCCGGGGCTCACCGGTCTCTGCCGATTCGAACACCGCAGCAGGGTGGCGATCGGCGACCTGCTCGCCCTCGCGATGAGCGTGAGCGACGACACCGCCGCCGACGCGCTGTTCGCACACTGTCCGCCGGATCGCGTGACCGGCTTGCTGCGGGAGCTCGGCCTCACCGCGATCACGGTGCGACATCCCATCCGCGAGCTGCACGAGACGCTCGCCGCGCGCCTTGCGCCCGACGAGATGCCCCAGGCGCTCGCCCTTGCGATCCAGGCCTCCACGCGGGGCGGCGGCCACCTGGTGCCGCAGCTCGACGTCACGCACGCGAACGCCGGCACCGCTCGTGCGCTCGTCGACCTGCTGGACCGGATCTGGACCGACCCGGCGTTGGACCGCGAGCGCGCGCCCCTGCGGCGGCTGCTGGGCATGAACCTCATGCGTCATCGACTCGCCCCCGACCTCGAATCGGACGACGCCGAGTGGTTCTCGAAGACCGGGACCTTCCTGCATCTGCGACACGAGGCCGGCGTGCTCGAGCACGCCGACGGCAGCGCGTTCGCGATCGCCGTCCTGAGCGAGTCGTCGGTGCCCGCACGCCGGCAGCCCGGTGCCGAGCAGGCTCTCGGCTACGCGACCCGACTCCTGCATGATCGGGTGCGCGCATCCCGCACCGTGCATTACCGCGATGCATCCGCCCATCACGAATCGCCGGTGCGTCCGTTTCGCTAGGCTCGGACGATGCCGTCCATCGAGCCGCAGCGACCGCGACGCATCCTGGTGGCGGGCGCGAGCGGTGCAGGCAAGTCGACCCTCGCCAGACGCATCGCCGCGGCGTGCGGCCTGCCGTACCAGGAGATCGACGCGCTCTTCCACGGACCCGACTGGACGCCGAGGCCGAGCTTCGTCGACGACGTCACCGCGTTCACCGACCAGCCCGGCTGGGTGACCGAGTGGCAGTACGGCGAGGTGCAGCCGATGCTCGCCGAGCGCGCGCAGCTGCTCGTGTTCCTCGACTACTCGCGGCCGCGCGTGATGCGACAGGTGATCTCGCGAACGGTGCGTCGCCGCCTGAGTCGTGAGGAACTGTGGAACGGCAACATCGGGGGCCCGTTCCACACCTTCTTCACCGACCCCGAGCACATCGTCCGATGGGCGTGGAACACGCATGGCACGCGTGCCGCGCTCGTCGACGATGCGGCCGCGCGGAATCCCCACCTCGAGGTCGTCCGTCTCAGGCACCCCCGAGAAGCCGAGGCCTGGTTCGCGCGAGTCTTCCGTTCCTCACGTTAGCGATATATCGTTGAGTATCGTTCGCGAATCGCGGGAGGTCATCATGAACGGCAATCGCTCGACCGGAGGTTTCGGTGCAGGCGGCTTCGGCGGCCAGGGCTTCGGCGGACCGGGCAACCCCGGCGCCGCGCTGTGGGAGGCGATGGAGCAGTTCCGCTCGTCGTTCGACCAGCGGCCCGGCATGAAGCGGATGGCGCGCGGCGACGTGCGCGCGGCCGTCATCGCCCTGCTCGCCGAGCAGCCGATGCACGGCTACCAGATCATCCAGGAGATCGAGTCGCGCAGCGGCGGCTCGTGGAAGCCGAGCGCCGGCTCCGTCTACCCCACGCTGCAGCTGCTCGCCGACGAAGGGCTCATCGAAGCCTCCGAGCTGCAGGGCCGCAAGACGTACTCCCTCACCGACGCCGGTCGCGACGAAGCCGCGGCCTCCGCCGACAAGCCGGCCCCGTGGGAGTCGCCCACGGTGGGCGGCGGCGCGCACCGCGCCCTCTCGAAGGCCGGAGTCGAACTCGCCGCGGCCGCGGCGCAGGTCGGGCGAACCGGCTCGCCCGAGCAGCTGCAGGAGGCCGTGACCGTGCTCGAGGAGGCGCGACGCCGGCTCTACTCGATCCTGGCCGAAGGCTGACCCGGGTGCCGGCGCGGATGCCGCGTCCGATCCAGCGCGTGCCGCATCGGTCGCGCTGCGAGAGGATGACGGCATGACCGACGGTGCCCACCGCGCGCGCTCCCGCCGCATCCTCGGGTTCGCGGCGCGTCAGCTCGTGCAGCTCTGGTGGTACGAGCTCGTACTGCCGAAGATCGGGTTCGCAGCGGTCGCCGACCGCACGCGCGAGCGCCGCATGCGTCGGCTCGCGTCACGGTTCCGCGACCTCGCCGTCGAGCTCGGCGGCCTCATGATCAAGGTCGGCCAGTTCATGTCGTCGCGCCTCGACGTGCTGCCGCCCGAGATCACCTCCGAGCTCGAGGGCCTGCAGGACGAGGTGCCGCCCGTGCCGTTCCCGGCGATCCGCACGCTCGCCGAGACCGAGCTCGGCGCACCGCTCGAACGGGTGTATGCGAACTTCGACCCGACCCCGGTCGCAGCCGCCTCGCTCGGCCAGGCCCATCGGGCGCGACTGTCGGACTCCGACGCGGCCGACACGGGCTTCACCGAGGTCGTCGTCAAGGTGCAACGGCCCGGCATCGACGAGATCGTCGCCGTCGACCTCGCCGCGCTGCGCCGCGTCGCCGGCTGGCTGCGCCGTGTGCGGGTCGTGGCCGACCACGTCGACGCGCCGGCGCTCGTCGAGGAGTTCGCCCAGACGAGCCACGAGGAGATCGACTACCTGCACGAGGCGCAGAACGCCGAGCGCTTCGCTGAGGCGTTCGCCGACGAGCCCCGTGTGTACGCCCCCGCGGTCGCGTGGGAGCGGACGACCCGCCGCGTACTCACGCTCGAAGACGTCACGGCGATCAAGATCAACGACACGGGGGCGCTGCGTGCCGCGGGCATCGCACCGTCCGAGGTCGCGAGCGTCTTCGCCGAGGTCATGTTCGACCAGGTCTTCACGCACGGCTTCGTGCATGCCGACCCGCACCCCGGCAACATCTTCGTGACGCCGCTGGCGACGGGCGACGCCGAAGGGCGGGATGCCTCGGCTCGGGGCATCCCGTGGCGCCTGACGTTCGTCGACTTCGGCATGATGGCCGAGGTGCCCACCGAGTTGCGCGCGGGCCTGCGCGCCCTCGTGATCGCGGTCGCCGGCCGTGATGGACACGGCATGATCGAGGCGGCGCACGAGATCGGCGTGCTCATGCCCTCGGCCGACACGGGCGAGCTCGAGCGGGCCCTCACCCAGCTGTTCGAACGCTTCGGCGGCATGGGATTCGCGCAGCTCAAGAACGTCGACCCGCGCGAGTTCCGCGACTTCGGCGTCGAGTTCGGCGACGTCATGCGCTCGCTGCCGTTCCAGCTGCCCGAGCACCTGCTGCTGCTCATCCGCGCGGTCGCCCTCACCTCCGGCATGTGCAGCGCGCTCGACCCCGAGTTCAATGTGTGGGACGCCGTCGAACCGTACGCGACGCAGCTCCTGAACGAGGAGCGCGGCGACCTCGCCCAGGACCTCCTCGGTCAGGCCCTGACGAGCGCCCGCGCCCTCTGGGGCATGCCGCAACGCGTCGACGCGCTCATCACCAAGGCCGACCAGGGGCGGATGTCGTTCGACACGTCACGCCTCGAGCGCCGCCTCGACCGACTCGAGGGCGTCGCCCGCAGGGTCGTGTCGGCCGTGCTGTTCGCGGCGCTCGTCATCGGCGGCGCGCTGCTCGTCGACCCGAACCCGGCGCTCGGCTGGACGCTCATGGGGCTGTCCGTGCTGCCGCTGCTGCACGCCCTGTTCGCCGGGCTGGTCGGCCGCCGCGGGCGACGCTGACACGCGGGACCCGGATGCGCTCGGGCGGCTGCGCCCGTCGCCGTGTCGTCCGCCTCGGCTAGCCTGAGCAGCATGGGGGTCCGCGCGTTCACGACGACGACGTCGGTGAGCAGCGATCACCTGGCCCTCGCGCTCGCGCCCGCGCTGACACCCGAGGGTCCGGTCGCCGATCCGAGCTTCTTCCACGGCTTCGCGACCGAGCCGCAGGTGCTGGCGCGGGGTCTCCTCTCGCTCGCCGACATCACCGCCACCCGGTACTTCAAGTACACGCCGACGACGCAACGCGACCCGGTGCTGACGGCGCACGGAGATCGGCTTCGCGCCGAGGTGTTCTCGGCCTGCAACAGCGTCTACGCGCGATTCGACCTCCTCGCCTCCGGCATGGACGGCGGTGACGTCGCGCGCGGCACCACGAACGTCGACCTCGGCATGGCGACCCGTCGGGCACTCGCGGCGATCGGCAGGAACGAGCTGCTCCATCTCGAGGTCGGCCGCCGTGGGCTCGTGATGGCGACGCCCGGGGTCTTCGCCACCGAGCGACCGGTCGAGATGCCCGGCCGATGGATCCCCGCGCTCGGCAACGTCGCCGAGCTGCACCGCGCACTCAGTCCGGCGTTCAGCGTCGGCCGGGCTGCGGCGCGGGCCCTGCTCGCCTCCATCCCCGCCGCCACCGGCGCCGCCGCGACGGGCTGGCTCACTCCGGCGGCCAGCGGCATTCGCGTCGCCCCGCGGCGCACCGCCGGCGCCGTCCACGTCCACGGCCTGCACCGGTTGAGTGCCCTGAAGCGCCTGATCCCGCACGTGAACGGGCTCACCGTGTACGCGTCGGCCGGCGACGAACCCGGCGCGACCGCGTTCGAGGTCGAACTCCCCCACGCGCGAATGCTGCTCGGGCTCACCACCGAGGCCTGGCGTGGCTTCTCCGGCGAGGGCTCGCTGCTCGGAGCGCTCGCCGATCCCGTCGTCGCCGAGGTCGCGGCACTCGTCTCGGCGCTGCTCTCGTTCGAACCGGTGATCGATGTCGAGCGACTTCGGCGCGCCGCCGGACTCACGACCCGCGAGGTCGAGTCGGGCATCGCCGTGCTCGCCGCCTCGGGCCGCGTCGGCTGGGACCTCGAAGCCGGGGCCCACTTCCACCGTGAACTTCCCGACGAGCCCGAGCGGGTCACCCGCGACAACCCGCGCGTCGCGGCCGCGCGCCGTCTGGTCGCGGCTGGGCTGGTCGACCGAGCCTCCGCGGCCGGCGAGTGGCTCGTGCACGCCGGCAGCGCGACCGAGCCCGTGAGCTACACCGTGCGCGAGGCGGACGGTTCGCTCAGCTGCACCTGTACCTGGCAGTTGACGGGCCGCGGCGACCGCGGACCCTGCAAGCACGCGCTCGCCGTGCAGATCCTGACGAAGGAGACCCGATGACCGACGCCCTCGCCCGCTCGCTCGAGCTGTTCCACGACCTCGGCTGGGCCGACGCCGCACACGCCGACGCCCTCGAGCTGCCGCTCGGCAGCGAGGCGGAGCAGCGCGAGGCCCACGCGGGCCTGCGGCGCGGCGACTGGAGCCGCTGGGTGACCGAGGGCAACCGGGCGTTCAGCCAGTCGCTCGTCGGCGGAGCCGATCACGGGATGCTGGCGCTGTTCGCGATCCGCGTCGGCGCCGACGCACGGCGCACCGAGGCGGTGCTGGGCGGCTCGGGCTCGATCGCCGACGAACTCGCGGCCGACGTGCTCGCGACGCGCGGACCCGAGTTCGCCGCATCCTTCATCACGCGCGCCTGCCGTTCGAACCGGCGCGTATGGGAGCACTCCACCTCGGTACACGCCGGGCGCGCCGTGCGGCTCGTGCATCGGCATGAGCTCGAGGTGCCCGGCAGCGTGGAGTACCTGAAGGACTGGGCGGTCTACGCGGCGCTCGCGCTCGGGCTCGAGGCCGAGCTGTTCCCGAGCGATCGGGGCGCGATCGACCCCGAGGTGATCCGATCGCGGTTCGTCGACCACGTCCGCACCGGCATCGCGGTCGGAGCGCCGGCGACCGGACCGTTCGGCGGCGTCGTCGCCGGCGGCGTCGCACGGGGTTGGATCAGCCGCGACGAAGCGGTGCCGCTCGCGCTCGCCGCGCTCGACGCCGCACAGCGCCCCGGTGATCGCAAGGTGTGGGCCGGGGTGCTCACCGACGGTCTCGGCTTCGGCGACGAGGAGATCGTCGCGCACGCCGACGCGCTGCTCGGCGCGCTCAGCCACGCCGAAGCCCCGGTCGTCACGGCGTTCGCCCCCGCGATCGTCGAGCACGGCGACGAGCACCAGGCTGCCGACGTGCTCGCCCTCTCGCTCACGGTCGGGGCGAAGGCGGCGCGCAGACTCGTGCTCGACGCGGGGCTCCGCCGCGTGCAGCCACTCACCGGCGAGGCCGCCGAGACCGCCTCCCTCGCCCTGGCGGCCGTGGCGAACGGTCGGGATGCGACGCTCGCCCGGGCGGCGCAGACGCTGCAGGAGCGGTGGGGCGCGACCATCGAGCCCGTGGACGGCGGGGTGTCGGCTCCGACCGGGGCCGCGTGGCAGCCGACACCCGAGCCCTGGTCGGTGCCGCGCTTCGAGCTGCCGGCACCGACTCCCGCTGCACTGACCGAGGCCGCAGGTGTGCTGGCATCGCGCCCAGAGGGCGCTGAAGACGTCGCGGTCGACCGCTTCCTCGAGCTCGCGAACGCGATCGCCGCGGCCGACCCCGGGGCGGCGCGATCGGCGCTGCGTGGGCTCAGGCCCAACTGGCGCGCTGGTGCGAGTGCCGCGGCCGACTGGGTCGCGGGCGACCCGATCCGACTGCTCGACCGCCTCGCCGGGCCCGGCGACGCCGACTGGCGCCAGGACACCCTGTACCGTCCCTTCACCGCGCGCGAGGCGTCGGTCGTCCATCGGCTCGGGGAGGTGCCGATGCTGCTCTCGACGCCGTCGTGGGTCGACCTCCGCATCGACCCCGACGACCTCGTCGAGCGGCTGCGGGCATACGTCGCGGCGGGAGCGACGGCGAGCGAGGCCGACCTCCTCCTCGCGCTCCTCCGGCTCGACCTGTCGCTCGTCGAGCCGCATCACCTCGATGCGCTCGCCGCACTCGACGTACCGGTCGTGCTGCAGTCGGGGGCCCCGATGACGGTCGCAGCCGGCGCTGCCGCACGCGATTACGCCCGCGACCCCCTGCGCGAACCGGCCGTCCTGCGCGACGAGGACGGCGACTGGGTGCGGGCCGAGGTCGAGCTGCCGGCCTCGCTCGCCGCGTTCCCGAAGCGCCTCGACACGAGCCGCTACGGCTGGGGCGATGCGGTCGAATTGCCGAACTGGAACGACGGCGCGTTCTCGGGCGACGGGCTCGACGCCGGCAGCGGCGTCGTCTGGCTCCAGCTCGCTCGCCGCGGCGCTCCACTCGGCCCGCTCATGGCCGCCCGAATGCTCGGCGGACTCCGATCGCCGCATCCGAAGGCCGCAACCGAGATGTTCGCGGCGGTGCTCGAGGCGTGGGACCGCGGCCTACTGCGCCCTGGCGTCGCCGACCTCGGCATGGCCGATCGCGGCGGACATACCGGCGCCGCCGCGTTCGCGCGCGTCGCGCTCGAGCTCGCCGATGCCGGACTCGGCTCGCTCGTCTGGCCGATCCTCGACGACTACGTCGGTGCCGCGCTCGACGCGGTGCGGATGATCGCGGGCACCGCGGAGATCGTCGAGACCATCGGAGCCCTCCTTCCGGCCGCACGGGCGGCGGTCGCGGCGGGCGTGGCCGAACCATCGGTGCTCGACCTCCCGCACACCCGGGCGCTCGCGGCTCGTCCCGGTTCGTCGCGCGCCGTCGCAGCCGCCCAGGCCGTGGTCGCGCAACTGCCCGAACCGACGACGCCGCCCGCCGCCGCCGTGGACTCGGCCGCGCCGGCCGTCGACCTCGACGCCGTCTGGCCCATCGGTGACGGCGCCGGCACCGCCGTCGACGACGCAGTCGAGCTCACCGCGTCCTTGCACACGCGCGGGTCGAAGCGCTTCGTGCCGATCGAGTTCGCCCTGCCTGCCCAGCCCGAGGTGCGCTACCGCGCCCTCATGGCCTGGTCGTACGCCCTCGACCACGAGGGCCAGCTCGACGCCGACACCATCGACGGCGATGAGCGACGCTGGCTCCAGTGGGACGCCTCGCTCAGCCGAATCGTGCCCTCCGAGTTCCGCGACCGCAGCACGGGCGGAAACGGCCCCGCGAGCCGCGATGCAGTGCCGCCGCTGACGGTGCTCATGGTGGCGGTCGTCCTGGCCTCGCTCTGCTCCGACGTCGAATCGCGGTACAGCGTCGACGCGATGGTCGCCTCGCGCCGGTTCTCCGCCGACTCGGTTCGTCTCGCGACGGCTCGCCTCCTGCCGCTGCCCGACATCGCGCCGGCCCGCATGATGGGCGCGATCGAGCGCGAGGTGCGTGCGATCCCCGTGCTCTGGCCGCTGCTCACCGAGTCGGTTCGCTACGCCGCGAGCCTCACGAAGCCGCCGGCCTGGCTCAACCGCGTGCTCGACGTCGCGCTCCTCCGTGCTCCGCTGCTGCGGGCGGCCTCCGCGGCCGGCCGCATCCCTGCCGAGGACGCCACGTGGCCCGGCCTCGCCGAGCTCGCCGCGCAGAAGGGCTCGAGCGCCGCACTCACGAAGGCGCGCAGACTCGTGACGGAGCTCGGACTCGGCTGAGGCTCGGGCTCCGGCGAGGGCCCGGGCCCGAGCAACGCGCCTCCCCGGCGCGTCAGCCGGTGACGGTCGGCGCGTCGACCGCCCCGCCGAACCGGCGGTTGCGTCGGGCGTAGAGTTCGATGGCCTGCCACAGGTCGGTGCGGCTGAAGTCGGGCCACAGCGTGTCGAGGAACACCATCTCGGCGTACGCAGACTGCCACAGCAGGAAGTTCGAGGTGCGCTGCTCCCCCGACGAACGCACGAAGAGATCGACGTCGGGCATGTCGGGCTGGTAGAGCCGCTTCGCGATCTGCTTCTCGCTCACGGCCGACGGCCGCAGCCGGCCGGCGGCGACGTCGTCGGCGATCTGCCGCACGGCGTCGGTGATCTCGTTGCGGCCGCCGTAGTTCACGCACATCGTGAGCGTCAGCACGTCGTTGCCGGCCGTCAGCCGCTCCGCGAACTGCAGTTCCTCGATGACCGACTTCCACAGTCGCGGCTTGCGGCCCGCCCACCGGATGCGGACGCCCCATTCGTTCAGCTGGTCGCGCCGGCGGTGCAGCACATCGCGGTTGTAGCCCATGAGGAACCGCACCTCGTCGGGCGACCGCTTCCAGTTCTCGGTCGAGAACGCGTACACCGAGAGGTGCTTCACGCCCGCCTGGATCGCGCCGGCCACGACATCGAGGAGGGCCGCCTCGCCGGCCTTGTGCCCCTCGATGCGCGTGAGCCCGCGCTGGTTCGCCCACCGCCCGTTGCCGTCCATGACGATCGCGACGTGCCCGGGCACCGCCCCCTTCGGGAACGCCGGCGGGTGGATCCCGGTCCAGTCGATCGGCCGGTACGGCACGGCATCGCGGTGGGTGTAGGGCTTGGGACTCACGTGGTGGCCATTCCTGGTTCGGCGGGTCGGCTGGTGCGGTCATGCGGCGCGGTCGGCTGAACCGGCGCGGCGACGGGCGCGGGGGCGGATGCCTCGCGGCTGACGTGCGGCAACGACCGGAGTCCCCGCTCGAGGTGCCACTGGGTGTAGGCCGCGACGATGCCCGAGGCCTGGTTGCGGTCGCGCTCGGGCGACGCCTCGGC
Coding sequences within it:
- a CDS encoding SWIM zinc finger family protein codes for the protein MGVRAFTTTTSVSSDHLALALAPALTPEGPVADPSFFHGFATEPQVLARGLLSLADITATRYFKYTPTTQRDPVLTAHGDRLRAEVFSACNSVYARFDLLASGMDGGDVARGTTNVDLGMATRRALAAIGRNELLHLEVGRRGLVMATPGVFATERPVEMPGRWIPALGNVAELHRALSPAFSVGRAAARALLASIPAATGAAATGWLTPAASGIRVAPRRTAGAVHVHGLHRLSALKRLIPHVNGLTVYASAGDEPGATAFEVELPHARMLLGLTTEAWRGFSGEGSLLGALADPVVAEVAALVSALLSFEPVIDVERLRRAAGLTTREVESGIAVLAASGRVGWDLEAGAHFHRELPDEPERVTRDNPRVAAARRLVAAGLVDRASAAGEWLVHAGSATEPVSYTVREADGSLSCTCTWQLTGRGDRGPCKHALAVQILTKETR
- a CDS encoding DUF7824 domain-containing protein: MTDALARSLELFHDLGWADAAHADALELPLGSEAEQREAHAGLRRGDWSRWVTEGNRAFSQSLVGGADHGMLALFAIRVGADARRTEAVLGGSGSIADELAADVLATRGPEFAASFITRACRSNRRVWEHSTSVHAGRAVRLVHRHELEVPGSVEYLKDWAVYAALALGLEAELFPSDRGAIDPEVIRSRFVDHVRTGIAVGAPATGPFGGVVAGGVARGWISRDEAVPLALAALDAAQRPGDRKVWAGVLTDGLGFGDEEIVAHADALLGALSHAEAPVVTAFAPAIVEHGDEHQAADVLALSLTVGAKAARRLVLDAGLRRVQPLTGEAAETASLALAAVANGRDATLARAAQTLQERWGATIEPVDGGVSAPTGAAWQPTPEPWSVPRFELPAPTPAALTEAAGVLASRPEGAEDVAVDRFLELANAIAAADPGAARSALRGLRPNWRAGASAAADWVAGDPIRLLDRLAGPGDADWRQDTLYRPFTAREASVVHRLGEVPMLLSTPSWVDLRIDPDDLVERLRAYVAAGATASEADLLLALLRLDLSLVEPHHLDALAALDVPVVLQSGAPMTVAAGAAARDYARDPLREPAVLRDEDGDWVRAEVELPASLAAFPKRLDTSRYGWGDAVELPNWNDGAFSGDGLDAGSGVVWLQLARRGAPLGPLMAARMLGGLRSPHPKAATEMFAAVLEAWDRGLLRPGVADLGMADRGGHTGAAAFARVALELADAGLGSLVWPILDDYVGAALDAVRMIAGTAEIVETIGALLPAARAAVAAGVAEPSVLDLPHTRALAARPGSSRAVAAAQAVVAQLPEPTTPPAAAVDSAAPAVDLDAVWPIGDGAGTAVDDAVELTASLHTRGSKRFVPIEFALPAQPEVRYRALMAWSYALDHEGQLDADTIDGDERRWLQWDASLSRIVPSEFRDRSTGGNGPASRDAVPPLTVLMVAVVLASLCSDVESRYSVDAMVASRRFSADSVRLATARLLPLPDIAPARMMGAIEREVRAIPVLWPLLTESVRYAASLTKPPAWLNRVLDVALLRAPLLRAASAAGRIPAEDATWPGLAELAAQKGSSAALTKARRLVTELGLG
- a CDS encoding isoprenyl transferase; translation: MSPKPYTHRDAVPYRPIDWTGIHPPAFPKGAVPGHVAIVMDGNGRWANQRGLTRIEGHKAGEAALLDVVAGAIQAGVKHLSVYAFSTENWKRSPDEVRFLMGYNRDVLHRRRDQLNEWGVRIRWAGRKPRLWKSVIEELQFAERLTAGNDVLTLTMCVNYGGRNEITDAVRQIADDVAAGRLRPSAVSEKQIAKRLYQPDMPDVDLFVRSSGEQRTSNFLLWQSAYAEMVFLDTLWPDFSRTDLWQAIELYARRNRRFGGAVDAPTVTG